DNA sequence from the Syngnathus acus chromosome 5, fSynAcu1.2, whole genome shotgun sequence genome:
GTGCTCCAGTCCATCTCCTCTGGACACACAGGACTGACAAGACAAGAATGACAGCAATGAATTCCTATGAACACGTTTGGAAAGAGTTCAACAAAGATGCAAAGAAGTTTCCCTGAAATTGTTGAATTAAGTAAATATGCACGGACGTCACTCACTAGTCAAACGAATGATGTGCCATCGGGTTTGAATGTGCTCGTTGTCTGTAGTAACGCTTCTGCGGCATTGACGAACTCATCTTGGCTTCGATAAAGATGTGCTTCCAAAAAACACGCAAGTTTTTCCTTTATTCGCTTCTTTTAAAGTGAGTAACTTATTAAAATGTCAACTCTTGAGTCACGGTTTCATCTGCATGCTTTTCCCAAACACACGCGTCGCGGATTGTTACGTCATCATCAAGCGACCAACAcacttgttttaaaaaaagaaaaaaaagaaaagaaggctCCGTACTTTCCAAtaatttccattcattcatctttcactataataaaatatgacaaataaaaGTTTGGTTGTAATTGCCTTTTATTCAGGACTCCCCTGCAAAATAAGTTTTTAATCTTAAGGGGATTTGCCTGGttaaataagtaaaaatatttcaaaacattacAAGTTGAGGAAAAGTGAGGCCATTATGTCACGGCATAATTTTTATTCGGATACTTATTATCAAGCCTGATATTAATCCTTTAGTCCTGCAAATTTAAATGTCTCAGTTGATACAATTGCAATGCATATGTGCCCAACACAATTTATACAAAAGACATTTGTCAATTCTTCAGAAAACAGCTGACTGGCAATGCTTGGTCCCGACAgtaaaacaaatttaaaaaaaactttagaaCCTTATATTGGTTCCAACTTCTGGCagttagaaaaaaatacttttattcaacatttgtcttgaaaatgtccttttttttactCCAATATAACCAATCCGTTCACCCTTTGGCCACATAGACAAAATGTGCTTGTGTGGGTTGGATTGAAGTTCAACTCTGCTTCTGACCCTGCTATACAGTGGTCACCCTCATGACGGCCTCATGGTTGTCGGCacggttgttgttgttgggccTTCTTAGCCTGTTGCGGATGCTCAGAATAATATTGCAAACGTAGAAGGTAATACAAGACCGTCTCGGCTCCTGCCCGTTGTGTGGAACTTCCGCAGTGTCACTTTGCACATCACGGGGGTGTTTCTTTCTAGAACTGGTcaagtcttttgttttgtcataatTTAGTACTCTCCACTTTTTGTTCATTGTATGCCAGCGCCTTATGATCCGGTAGACAGACGGTCCTTCTTGGATTAGAAGTCCTGTGTGGAAAGAACAAAGGGTAGGGGAGCAGTAAAGAGGGTTGGGTTAAATACTGGAACTCTAATTACACTTTCAAAGAATTAAGAAATATGAATGGCTTGACTTGGAAGCAACACATTAAATTTTGTCTGATGAACAAAACTGTGTCCACCATTCAAAGCACAACCTTACTTTCCAAAACATGCACATAACCCAGTCACACTtgccaataaataaatcagtttGCCAAATAAGTGTATCTGTTGTGTCATACCTATACAAACGAAGTCCATGAAGACGTACATGCCGTATAATATCTGAAAGATATAATTATTACGCTGGAATTCTGCAAAGGGGCTGACAATTGACCATATAAGCCAACCCAAACTAGCTATGAGGAACATCAAGCCCAGGATAATGGCTGAAATCTGTACCTTTTCAATCAAGGTCAGAGAGATGGATTGCCACTGCAAAAACAGACAAGACAAATATTAATACAAAGCGTTAATATTATAGATCAAGGAATGTCAACCGGTGGTCTaacgccctctagtggtacgtCACGGTATTGTAGGTTGTCTACGAAATTggaaataattgtaacattttaaaaataaaattgattaattatttagattttatttattttccagctttttATGAATTGTTTACCCGTCCAAATTATGTCACATGTAGCTAAGATttccaaaatagacatacagatgcaaataaatagtcaTCCTCTttcggtgcaaaataaaataatatttcaaagcagtggtccccgagttgcttcttggttaaACAGGTTTTTCTGACAATGACAAGTTTGTGAATGTGTTTCCTCTATTTGATACTTTTCATTGGATGTCATTTTGGCACACATACAAGATTGGAGACAATATGGTACCTTCAGTGGGTTCTTGGTGCAAACGGAATGAACTCGGTACTTAAAGCGGCAGATCTCACAGTTCCAGGAGCCTGTTTCCCCGATCCAGCGGACAAGGCAAGACTGGTGAGAGTAGCGCACAGAGCCATCACAGCGGCAGGGGCTCAATAGTTCTCCCTGCAGAAAACAAAGAACACCTAACATGAAGTTGGAGATGATTCCACCAAGTGAATAGTTTCCGTTAAAATGAATAGCATTCATGCACACATTTCAATACTAGCCTCCATCAATTGGTCTTGccaaaaataacattgatACAATTTCAACATAATGAATTACATTTCTTGCAATGTGCAGTACCAAAATGGAGCATATTAATATGACTATGACAAGTCAGTTGGGATAAGCTCCAGCACGGATGGATGAATATTAAGTGGATGCCCTGTGGCATGCTGCTTCCCACAGGTCAGTACTATCCTGCCTCCCAAGGGTCAGTACTATCAGCACACGCGCCCATTATTTTACGTTTTGTGTCAGGCATCGaaagtttttaaaatcatgTGTGTATCCCGTTTTAAACAACAGCTCAAATTTCATTGCAAATTTAGGGCAAGCCAGGCCTTGATTGCTATGTACATTCTGTTATTACCTATTCACTGTcactcaaaatgtatttagtgATCAAACATGATTCTATTGTCCAGTTGTGATTCGAATTTGTATCGTTTATGGAGACATAACTTGAAAAAGTTTCACTGTACTATTTGGGCACTTTATAGTCCACGGTTCAATATGACATACCggcttctgccatctagtggaagagcCGTCGCAACACACCGGTAGGTTAGatacaggaaaaaaagtcagatacAATATTTGTTGgccaattatgtttttttttttcaagttttgaCCAATGTTTCAGACCAATGCAACAATTTCTCCTTTTTTCATTCCACTAACCTTTTGTGAATATTCTTTCCTGCTTTGAGGAGATACGGTTCATTCAGTATTTGAAGTGGATGTCTAAATTAGTAAATAGAGGAATGCAcccaaaaatgatttattaatttaagTGTACCTTGTCTGGGCCCTGGAAGCAGATCCGACACTGCGGGGTGCACATTTCACTTTCTGCAAGATTGTCCAAGGATTCGGTGTCCTCCTGCAGGTGTTTAACTTTGTCACCTGGGACTTGGCAATACCTCTTGCCCTTCtcctcttcgtcctcctcctccttgacctcctcttcctctcccgGACAAGAGAGTTTGAGCGGCGGCCCAGAAGGGCCTCCGATCTCCCCCGTCATGCTGGAGCCGGTTTGGGTCTTCTGATTCTGCTTTATTTGGAGCAGAACACTGTTAGTCACCAGCTATCATTCTCTTGCGGACACGCTGCTCCAATGAGCTTGATTTCGACGTAGGCTGGTAGAAGTTGTTAGAAGAAGTGCAAAGCTGAGCAGCCAGCAGGGGAGGACCCCTCTATGGACTGCATTTTCTACTTCTCAAAAAATGCATGAATTAATCCACAGATAGCTTGTTGAGTTGCAAGTGGATAGCCTGTATTATGCCTCGCATACATTTAGCCAACTCTGTACTGCCTCCTCTTCGTCAGAATGagtattttacatttaattcTCGTCGAGTGATCGCCCCGACGGCACTAATTGGAATAGACAAAGTCAGAACTTGATCCACTTACATTGCCTGCTTCTGTCCGTCGTGGCGCTGTGACGTGCACGTAACGACGGCAAATTTCGCAGAATATTGACAAAGATGACGTAAGCGCTCATCTTCTTATTACGGTGATGTAATTGGATATGCAAGCAGACGCCAGGAAGACGCAATTGCAAAGacgtaatgtttttttgtttattggcTTCCAACATGTGgggtgatgtttttgtttatgtggGGTGATGTGCAGTGCAATGTAAAAAATACTGTACTGACGCGTGTGATGATTACAAACCGCAAATTTCCACTTGTGCTTTTTAAGTAGGATGAAATTACACATGAATGAACACATCAATGAACACtgttaaattgaaaatgtgaccATCGCCTTTCCTTACCGATCCAGTTGAAGACATTCTGAATTTGTTTTGACGTGCTTGGCCAGCGGGCAGTTTACTGCTTACTGTTAAAAATTGTGCTTTATTCTCTGAAGAGATTCATCAAAGCTTCTGACACCTCACATGATGTCATTTAGTGCAGCCCCTGTATCTGTCTGTACGACTTGTGTTCTTTGTATATAAGGCAGTACTGTAGACCTACTCTGTTAATACTCGATCATTTTCTTTATTCTATATAGCTTTATCTCGCAGTGTTTGCGTTcaataaaatcaatcaatcaatcaatcaatcaatcaatcaatcaatcaatcaatcaaaaaaggTATATAAGAATACTGCATCGGTACATCCATgtgaaaatgtcagaaaaatcACAGGTATCAAAATTTACACCTAGATTTGGGGTGGAGGGTGGGGAGTAGAGAATGACCAAGGGTGGTCACTATGGAGCTCCGCCCCTGTCTCTGCTTAATTCACAAAACCCAAGCATTCTGTAATCCTTAACACACAAGCAAGTGAGGTTGGTTATTTAATTTGTTAATTTACAATTTCTCTGTTGTCATCATCCGACATGAACATAAATCCTCCTTGGTTTCTACTAAATACTGCCAAAACACTGAGTATTCTGTATTCTGCagacaacaataataaaaattccTGAATGGCATTTTGACTGCGATGAGTGAACTAATACAGTGATATTCTAGTCGAGTTGTATGCCAGAGTCGTGCATGTATGTAGCGCCGCCCCCGAATGGACTTTCTTGAAGCAACAGGAAGCGACAACCCCCCGAAAGGAGTGTAGACtagggaggaaaaagaaagagtGGGTGGAGGTGGAACACTTATCGATTGATTGTCTTTTCTCGATCGAGATTCACAACAAGTTCTGGTCGCCTCTGAGTCCTTGTGTGTCGGGCAGAACTTCTACGTGGCACCGCATCGAAAAGCATGTCTGCCTCATAAAGGTCTAAAGGGAAGCGGACCCGGTTCTGGAGAGAGACAAGGTAAGATACTGTGAAGCGGAGGTATATGACAcatattgttcattttttcttttctttttttttcttccgtgCGGGTAACAGTCGGGCCATTGGACGTAAGGCGTTTACGTAAAGTCGCACATGTGCACGTTTTTACATGTCTATTTTTGTTGACGTGCGCCACGTCACAGGAGATGGAGGTGTGGATGCAAACTTGTGGATGctccttgtttttgttttttttgttgcgttAGTGTTCTCTTTGAATTAACAAAAGACGGAGCAGCACCACGTGTTGCGCCCCCCACCTCCTGGCCTGGTTCTCCCTCTGTCGCCGCCCACCGGCCTTATGTGTCCGGATGGCTTAGATAACTTACCAATGTTGCTCAGAAATACACTTGaatgtacattttaatttaagaaCAGTCCGAAGGCAAACAGGGGCTAGCTTTAAACCATTGAGTTGCAAATGTTTGCGCACGAAGCGATTGTGGATACTTTGTCAGGGTTCCGTGCAAACAATTTCAAAGTTTCTTTACAAGGAAACAACGAATGACTGTTGCCAAATGTCTGGCGAATGTCTTTGCAACCATTTGCAATGAACcctgatgaaaaataaatattcaggCGTTGCTGCTTGGTGAAATACAGgcttgaatgaatgaatgaatgaatgagtgtTGTCTCCAGCTGCTTCCCCTGCTAGtgtatttgaaaaatgagATGTTAGCTGGCGTTACCATATCCAAAATCACAAGAAAATATCGTGTGATCAGTTCTGAGGTTCAGGATTTGAAATTTGAATCGGTGCAGTTTGCttgttctccccgtgcttgCCTGAATCCAGGTATTTAATATGATTGTAATTTATTGTAATATTATGCAGTGTGAATATTTACATTGTacttaaatacattaaataaaaaaaatgtactgaATCATTAAtgattcaataaaaatgcttgtaGATAGGgtacatattttaaaacaagttAAATACTATAAAAGATTAAATGCAACTGTTTTCTActtgaacaaaatgaaaattgatCAAATTTGCTGTAAGCAGTACACCTAACATTATGAAgagtttgaactttttttttttgtgattccATATAACTCACTGAATTCAATCAAACTAAATTGTCCGTAGGTCTGAATGTGActgtttgtctgtctgcacAGTATACTGCCTTTTGGTGAGTCACTCATTGTGAGGACAAGCACTATAGAAAATGAACGGACGGCAGATCATGTGGTCATTTGTCTTGACTCCATAATGACTTCCTCCAGaagaaaaatgcaatgaaAGATACTGATGGGGTCTTGCTGTGCATCAGCTCATATAATGCAATGAAAATACATCAGATTCTTCGTAGTGGCCTTTCTAGTCCCAACGATGGTGGATAAGCGATTATATGTTTATAGGGCTAACTCAGAGTCCAATGAATGGTAATTGATCCTCAGTTGAATGAGTCACCTATGTAAGCAGCTATATGGATGACCTTTACATAATATGCATGATATATACATGTCACATTTTGGACTTTGCATGGTGGAGTTTGAAAGCCCCAACTTCAATAatagtaaataaacaaaaggccACAATCATAAttatttctgtatttattgtacatttgttgacattttcattcgGTGGCGTGCTATGACatttttctatgataaaaCGGGTGCTTTGGCTTAGCAAACCttgggaaaaaggaaatgtcaGAGTTAAACAGTAATAAATGACAGTAAGTTTTGCTTCAGACAATGACTCATCTTTCTCAGCATGCAGTCACGTGCGTTGTGGCAGCACAAAACATCAAAAACGGTCTGGCACGATACATAACTATTCAGACACTCATTATTTATTACCACAATACAGTATATGCAATAAGTGTTTGTAAATGTACATATTTGTTTGTAAAGCTGGCTTGCATTACTAGTTAGCTTCTGAAAAATGGATTGTCATGTGTAAATAATTTGCTGTTTAACCAACTTCCAACTTCTCATGACTCGTAAAAGAACCTCACAAAAGTGAAGTTGCATTCCGACATGCTGTTAACAAGCTGGAAGGCCACTAAAGAGTGTTACGATTTTGGAAGACATCAAGAGGGACACGCTACAAAAGGCATTCGATTCATCGCCTGAAGTGTTTGGCTTTTCGAGTGGTTCTCTTCATTTTCCGTTGCCCTTCAATCACTCTCCCCTGCAGAAACAATTCAAGCTTCAGCCCATTTCTCCCCCTTGAACAAGCTCTAACCCAGCAGGGCTTGGAGGCACCAtcaaaaacacacgcacactctcGACAGCATTAGTTAATTCAAAAAGAGTTGGCTTCTCAAGAAATAATCGAGCCACGCAACAGCCtctcattcattatttaaaagtAACAATGAGTAAGGCAGGAAAGCCAAAACGTTTGGCATTTCAATGGTGAATTAGTTAGCTGTAGTCATCCCGAGAGGTCtggaattttcttttgtgcactTTTGTTGGTGGGTTACACCACAAAACCTTTTCATTCTGAGTCTTGCTATCACTTAATGGAATGTTGCATATTGGGAATTTTTAACCCCACATATTCACTATCTGCAATACTTTGTACACCACCAGTGTTAGTGATTTTGCCTTGCAATTGAAAAGTCCCGGGTTTGAATCTTGACTCAggtcaaacaaaacatcttACAAACCACCCAAAATTCTTCCGATGATTCACTATATGTCCCCTATGGGAGATGATTTGATTCTtcttgtattgtttttgtaagCTAATGTAGTAACGTGATCTGTATTTCTCTGTCAGTGTAAAACCGCTCATGGCCCAGGGCACCAGCCTCCAGTATGAGCGAGTGGCAGAGATCGGCGGCGGCGCTTACGGGACCGTCTATAAGGCCCGTGATATGGAGAGTGGTCGGTTTGTGGCTCTAAAAAGCGTGCGAGTCAAAACGGACCATAATGGCCTGCCAGTCTCCACAGTCAGAGAGGTGGCTCTGTTAAAGCGACTGGAGCAGTTTGACCACCCCAATGTGGTCAGGTAAGATAGCGGTTGCGTGAGGGATCTTGTGAGCACACCCTCAGACATGGTCACTGCTCtccagagatggggactcgaatcactgtgacttggactcgagtcgactcgagtcgctgttttgatgacttgtgacttgacttgacaaaaatgaaaaaacttggaagttaaagactcgggacttgacttgacttgagacacgatgacttgaatgacttccgtgttatttagtttctgttttcagtttgaatataaaattaataatacatttaaaaaagtaatatcgataacacggtaggagcgcaggctgagaatggcgttgtcatgattggatcgctaccctgtcaatcaatcagtcgtgccctctcGAACGAACGACCGTGTTGattggagaatcacgcccctttatatcagacatatacaaacatgtcagcgggagctgtaccttcggctatcgtaattaaatttatgacggcaaaagacggacagcacagttcaagatatgcaacagaaacattttagacagccagacgactttgtccgtttgaagtttatagagctctggtgtctccagatgttacagatgaaacataaaatgtttttaatgctctttaatgtgtttcttctttcagattttttcagattattttttcatatttgcaactcaaatgtgtcagacactgtcggcagacgttcatttgtttagattgagctgtcattcattgtatgaggtaattttttttttgttggattccatggtgtattttactgaatatcagtaattacagtgcaaatccaaattattgtcatattttttaaacaggttagacacattggacaatgatggttacttaaagttacttatatcttgtcttttcacgttactaagatcagattctgcgggtaaaattgcaataataaggtgacttgacttggacttgacttgacctatttaaggacttgacttgacttgcccaagaaaaaaacgacttgggacttacttgagacttgaaggttaagacttgagactcacttgagacttgcacatgtgtgacttggtcccatctctgctGCTCTCCTGACTATTCCAGGCTTATGGACGTGTGTGCCACCCAGAGGACTGAGCAGGAGACTAAAGTCACTTTAGTCTTTGAACATGTGGAGCAAGATCTCAAGACGTATTTGGAGAAAGCGCCGGCTCCGGGGTTGGCCCCTGAACGCATCAAAGTGAGCTCCTACTCGGAAACGaagttgtttaattttttgttggATTggatgtcattattttttgcagCTTTGTCGTTTTTTTGATTACCTTTAtctgcttgatttttttttattttatttatttttttgcaggacttgatgaaacagcTGCTATGTGGTCTGGCATTCTTGCACTCAAACCGTGTAATGCACAGAGACCTGAAACCAGAGAATATTTTGGTAACCAGCCAGGGTCAGGTGAAGCTAGCTGACTTTGGACTTGCGCGCATGTACAGCTGCCACATGGCCCTCACTCCTGTGGTAAGAACcagtgcactttgaaatatttatattgcacTTCCATATTATCTggacttttaaatatttgt
Encoded proteins:
- the LOC119123317 gene encoding E3 ubiquitin-protein ligase MARCHF9-like — translated: MTGEIGGPSGPPLKLSCPGEEEEVKEEEDEEEKGKRYCQVPGDKVKHLQEDTESLDNLAESEMCTPQCRICFQGPDKGELLSPCRCDGSVRYSHQSCLVRWIGETGSWNCEICRFKYRVHSVCTKNPLKWQSISLTLIEKVQISAIILGLMFLIASLGWLIWSIVSPFAEFQRNNYIFQILYGMYVFMDFVCIGLLIQEGPSVYRIIRRWHTMNKKWRVLNYDKTKDLTSSRKKHPRDVQSDTAEVPHNGQEPRRSCITFYVCNIILSIRNRLRRPNNNNRADNHEAVMRVTTV
- the cdk4 gene encoding cyclin-dependent kinase 4, with product MAQGTSLQYERVAEIGGGAYGTVYKARDMESGRFVALKSVRVKTDHNGLPVSTVREVALLKRLEQFDHPNVVRLMDVCATQRTEQETKVTLVFEHVEQDLKTYLEKAPAPGLAPERIKDLMKQLLCGLAFLHSNRVMHRDLKPENILVTSQGQVKLADFGLARMYSCHMALTPVVVTLWYRPPEVLLQSSYATPVDIWSSGCIFAEIFKRKPLFCGESEVDQLGKIFEVIGLPPEQEWPTGVTLSRQHFPPFSARPITDFVPEIDEQGAQLLLEMLTFDPCDRISALNALDHPYFRNEEILTERKS